A genomic region of Corallococcus macrosporus contains the following coding sequences:
- a CDS encoding N-acyl amino acid synthase FeeM domain-containing protein translates to MKHLVRQCLRWLPQEMQGRLVRSLSRIDPASLTCVSVKVAESPAELEAAARVLHEGYVHRGLITPRPEGVQVTPHLLLPSTVILVAKVADEVVGTVSLHVDSPLGIPSDKTFADVLGQLRAQGRKLAEVGALCITRRHRSVGVVQLLNKMVYRTAALLGVDDMLLTVHPDVEVLYRSFFPVERVGNQRRYQGLSEKAQAICLRLRVKDAPREMLQRFGSRPSLSNPYHFYIVREEPGFQFPAEPDFLERFQGTRARAVAHLTRLRPDVIAALGPQERAHLGSVLPFVLPQPMAPSRPSRSVPALAWS, encoded by the coding sequence ATGAAACATCTCGTCCGTCAATGTCTACGATGGCTTCCCCAGGAGATGCAGGGGCGGCTGGTCCGCTCGCTCTCCCGCATCGACCCCGCGAGCCTGACGTGCGTGAGCGTCAAGGTGGCGGAGAGCCCCGCGGAGCTGGAGGCCGCCGCGCGGGTGCTCCATGAAGGCTACGTGCACCGTGGGCTGATCACCCCGCGCCCCGAGGGCGTGCAGGTGACGCCGCACCTGCTGCTCCCCTCGACGGTCATCCTCGTGGCCAAGGTCGCCGACGAGGTGGTGGGAACGGTGTCACTGCATGTGGACTCCCCGCTGGGAATCCCCTCGGACAAGACCTTCGCGGACGTGCTGGGGCAACTGCGGGCCCAGGGGCGGAAGCTGGCGGAGGTGGGGGCGCTGTGCATCACCCGCCGCCACCGGAGCGTGGGCGTGGTGCAACTGCTCAACAAGATGGTGTACCGGACCGCGGCCCTGCTGGGCGTGGACGACATGCTGCTGACCGTCCATCCCGACGTGGAGGTGCTGTATCGCAGCTTCTTCCCGGTCGAGCGCGTGGGAAATCAGCGCAGGTACCAGGGACTGTCGGAGAAGGCCCAGGCCATCTGCCTGCGGCTGCGGGTGAAGGACGCCCCGCGTGAGATGCTGCAACGCTTTGGCTCCCGTCCTTCTCTCTCCAACCCCTATCACTTCTATATTGTGCGGGAGGAACCCGGCTTCCAGTTCCCGGCGGAGCCAGACTTCCTGGAGCGCTTCCAGGGCACTCGGGCGCGAGCGGTGGCGCACCTGACCCGGCTGCGCCCGGATGTCATTGCAGCCCTTGGTCCGCAAGAGCGGGCACACCTGGGCTCGGTGCTGCCCTTCGTGCTCCCGCAGCCGATGGCGCCCTCCCGGCCGTCCCGTTCCGTGCCTGCCCTGGCCTGGTCCTGA
- a CDS encoding fatty acid desaturase — MSEIRFKELKPLLSDLLEPDMRVFWSYFLLATLLSWASLGFLLHRANSLRFDLVFCCVFFASVICVYHAVTFTHELAHLDQRRFGSFFWAWNILVGGLFAIPAFIYGDNHLDHHSRKYGTSLDPEYINFKKAPTLGLIEFLGMNLFLPYLGILRFCLLTPVSYLHSRLRRLVLREASFMGMKSRFARRISEDASELKSWSLQEMVTFVYLWALVLFVLAGRLHWSAIVVWASIITCVGGVNGIRALAVTHKYFSLGDAPIPWDEHIAECVEIEERGLSTLLFCPVGTQYHMTHHIFPSIPFHHLPEARRRLSPHFEKDSFYHANVRKGVVDGLRRFLQGIYSR; from the coding sequence GTGAGCGAAATCCGATTCAAGGAATTGAAGCCGCTTTTGAGTGATCTCCTGGAGCCCGACATGCGGGTGTTCTGGAGCTATTTCCTCCTGGCGACCCTGCTGTCCTGGGCCTCCCTGGGCTTTCTGTTGCACAGGGCGAACAGCCTCCGGTTCGACCTCGTGTTCTGCTGTGTGTTCTTTGCTTCCGTCATCTGCGTCTACCACGCCGTGACGTTCACCCATGAGCTTGCCCACCTGGATCAAAGGAGGTTCGGCTCGTTCTTCTGGGCCTGGAACATCCTCGTAGGAGGCCTGTTTGCGATTCCGGCCTTCATCTACGGTGACAACCACCTGGACCATCACTCACGGAAGTACGGAACGAGCCTGGACCCGGAGTACATCAACTTCAAGAAGGCCCCGACCCTGGGCCTCATCGAATTCCTGGGGATGAATCTCTTCCTCCCCTACCTGGGCATCCTCCGGTTCTGCCTCCTGACGCCCGTCAGCTACCTCCACTCCAGGCTCCGGCGGCTGGTGCTGAGGGAGGCCTCCTTCATGGGGATGAAGTCCCGCTTCGCGCGTCGGATCAGCGAGGATGCGTCCGAGCTGAAGTCCTGGTCGCTTCAGGAGATGGTCACCTTTGTCTATCTCTGGGCCCTGGTGCTCTTCGTTCTGGCGGGCAGGCTTCACTGGAGCGCCATCGTCGTCTGGGCGTCGATCATCACCTGCGTGGGCGGGGTCAACGGCATCCGGGCCCTCGCGGTGACCCACAAGTATTTCAGCCTGGGGGACGCTCCCATCCCGTGGGATGAGCACATCGCGGAGTGTGTCGAGATTGAAGAGAGAGGTCTGAGCACTCTGCTCTTCTGTCCGGTGGGAACCCAGTACCACATGACCCACCACATCTTCCCCTCGATACCCTTTCACCACCTTCCGGAAGCGCGGAGACGTCTGTCTCCCCACTTCGAGAAGGACTCTTTCTACCACGCGAATGTCCGCAAGGGGGTCGTCGACGGGCTGAGAAGGTTCCTGCAAGGGATCTACTCCCGGTAG
- a CDS encoding LysR family transcriptional regulator: MDRIEAMKVFVAALDEGSLAGAGRRLSRSPAAVSRAIALLERHIGAELLHRTTRTLKLSEAGERYASACRRILADLEEAELSAAGERVAPRGTLTLSAPPISGEELLRPILDAYLEAYPEVSVNLVLLDRYASLVEEGIDVALRVAELPDSSLVAVRVGGDVKRVVVASPRYLAGRPPILEPADLGEHRIITTTHFGHDAWVFPPAAGSAVSRSVHFKPRLVVNSVRAALASAVAGHGVTRLYTYHVAERVQDGSLKVLLRNAEPSALPVHLLTPQGRSSVPKVRAFMDFAVPRLRAEFSRLSVQAQSFPG; this comes from the coding sequence ATGGATCGCATCGAGGCGATGAAGGTGTTTGTCGCGGCGCTCGACGAGGGCAGCCTGGCGGGCGCCGGACGCCGGCTCTCGCGCTCGCCGGCTGCCGTGAGCCGTGCCATCGCGTTGCTGGAGCGACACATTGGCGCCGAGCTGCTGCACCGCACCACCCGCACGCTCAAGCTCAGCGAGGCAGGTGAGCGCTATGCTTCCGCGTGCCGCCGCATCCTGGCGGATCTCGAGGAGGCCGAGCTGAGCGCCGCGGGCGAGCGCGTCGCTCCGCGAGGGACGCTCACCCTCAGCGCGCCACCCATCAGCGGCGAGGAGCTCCTTCGGCCCATCCTCGACGCCTACCTGGAGGCCTACCCCGAGGTCTCGGTGAACCTCGTCCTGCTCGACCGGTACGCCAGCCTCGTCGAGGAAGGCATCGATGTCGCGCTGCGCGTCGCCGAGCTGCCCGACTCCTCCCTCGTCGCCGTCCGTGTCGGGGGCGACGTGAAGCGGGTCGTCGTGGCCTCGCCGCGCTACCTCGCGGGGCGTCCGCCCATCCTCGAGCCGGCGGACCTGGGCGAGCACCGGATCATCACCACGACGCACTTCGGGCACGATGCGTGGGTGTTTCCGCCAGCCGCCGGGAGTGCCGTCTCCCGCTCCGTGCACTTCAAGCCGCGGCTCGTGGTCAACAGCGTGCGGGCCGCGCTCGCGTCCGCGGTGGCCGGCCACGGCGTGACCCGGCTCTACACGTACCATGTGGCGGAGCGCGTCCAGGATGGCTCGCTGAAGGTCCTCCTGCGCAACGCCGAGCCGTCCGCGCTCCCGGTGCACCTCCTCACTCCGCAGGGGCGCAGCTCGGTGCCCAAGGTCCGCGCCTTCATGGACTTCGCGGTGCCACGCCTGCGCGCCGAGTTCTCGAGGCTGTCCGTGCAGGCCCAGTCCTTCCCGGGCTGA
- a CDS encoding polysaccharide lyase, producing MLRLLKLAPLALLVPFVAQASVVWKGDFETGDLSQYSEAWAVAPDRMQVEGDLVRDGNKALKVTVQQGDKPINASGNRNELVQGTYEPDGSEFYYKWSTLFPQDFPSSPRWQVFTQWHHDGCCGSPPLEFFVTNDTMNMRVGGSSGEVLWQEPVHRDQWNDFVMHVKWSSDPNVGFIELYYNGQLVVPMRNIATRFPDTGGYLQLGYYRDATIPQTASIYHDGFTMATTPEEVMPAPAAP from the coding sequence ATGCTTCGACTCCTGAAACTCGCACCCCTGGCGCTCCTGGTACCCTTCGTTGCCCAGGCCTCCGTTGTCTGGAAGGGAGACTTCGAGACTGGCGACCTGTCTCAGTACAGCGAGGCCTGGGCTGTCGCCCCGGACCGCATGCAGGTGGAGGGCGACCTTGTCCGGGATGGCAACAAGGCGCTGAAGGTGACCGTCCAGCAGGGAGACAAACCCATCAACGCCAGCGGCAATCGCAACGAGCTGGTCCAAGGCACCTATGAGCCGGACGGCTCCGAGTTCTACTACAAGTGGAGCACCCTGTTCCCCCAGGACTTCCCCAGCTCACCGCGGTGGCAGGTGTTCACGCAATGGCACCATGACGGCTGCTGTGGCTCCCCGCCGCTCGAGTTCTTCGTCACCAACGACACGATGAACATGCGCGTCGGAGGAAGCTCGGGCGAGGTGCTGTGGCAGGAGCCGGTGCACCGGGATCAGTGGAACGACTTCGTGATGCACGTGAAGTGGTCGTCCGACCCGAATGTCGGCTTCATCGAGCTGTACTACAACGGCCAGCTGGTGGTGCCCATGCGCAACATCGCCACGCGCTTCCCAGACACGGGGGGCTACCTCCAGCTCGGCTACTACCGGGATGCGACCATCCCGCAGACGGCCTCGATCTACCATGATGGCTTCACCATGGCGACGACGCCGGAAGAGGTGATGCCCGCGCCCGCGGCTCCCTAG
- the rnhA gene encoding ribonuclease HI, which produces MSLPLVHIYCDGACSPNPGLGGWGAILIAPERKDYRKELQGSEADSTNNRMELTAALLALKALKMPCRVQVFTDSKYVCNAFEAKWLDTWQGNGWRTSGKKPVSNADLWRELLEAVRAHQVTWHWVRGHSDDVENNRADALAVAARLELAARRGR; this is translated from the coding sequence ATGTCGCTCCCTCTCGTCCACATCTACTGCGACGGCGCCTGTTCGCCGAACCCGGGCCTGGGAGGCTGGGGGGCCATCCTCATCGCTCCCGAGCGCAAGGACTACCGCAAGGAGCTCCAGGGCTCGGAGGCGGACTCCACCAACAACCGGATGGAGTTGACCGCGGCGCTCCTCGCGCTGAAGGCCCTGAAGATGCCGTGCCGCGTCCAGGTCTTCACCGACTCGAAGTACGTGTGCAACGCCTTCGAGGCGAAGTGGCTGGACACATGGCAGGGCAATGGCTGGCGCACGTCGGGCAAGAAGCCCGTGTCCAACGCGGACCTGTGGCGCGAGCTGCTGGAAGCCGTCCGCGCCCATCAGGTGACCTGGCACTGGGTGCGAGGCCACTCGGATGACGTGGAGAACAACCGCGCGGATGCGCTGGCCGTGGCGGCCCGGCTCGAGCTGGCGGCCCGGCGCGGACGGTAG
- a CDS encoding tautomerase family protein — protein MPIVTIQVTREGSGPGRNSVTPEEKARLIAGTSQLLLDVLNKPLDATYVIIQEVELEDWGWGGLPTREFRKRRAAGKP, from the coding sequence ATGCCCATCGTCACCATCCAGGTTACCCGTGAGGGCTCCGGCCCCGGCCGGAACTCCGTCACTCCCGAGGAGAAGGCCCGCCTGATTGCAGGCACCAGCCAGCTCCTGCTCGACGTGCTGAACAAGCCCCTCGACGCGACCTACGTCATCATCCAGGAGGTCGAGCTGGAGGACTGGGGCTGGGGCGGCTTGCCGACGCGGGAGTTCCGCAAGCGGCGCGCCGCGGGCAAGCCGTGA
- a CDS encoding FAD-binding oxidoreductase → MSLASSTALSSQTLEALAGIVGPQWLRTGEEAGKRGTSTTSVSRRVPAVVFPASTREVVALVELANAQGLALYPVSTGRNWGYGCGAPVRDDCVVVDLSRMNRIVSLDAELGLVTVQPGVTQGMLSQYLREHRLPFLVPVTGAGPDCSLLGNALERGYGITPHADHFGAITRLEAVLPDGSLYRSAHGDLGGQRVDQAFKWGVGPYLDGLFSQSNLGIVTELTFVLARRPEHLEAFFFWVRDDAGLEDAVGAIRETLRDLGGVVGAINLLNPQRVLSMVAPYPRNRVPRGDVLSAELLSELSSQHGVAAWTGTGGLYGTREVVRAARSTIQKRLGRVARRLVFMGADRARMLSQWVPRLPMGLGAKLSPQVRTLSNVMSVLEGVPTQMALPLAYWKSGRRPPEGVPLNPNADGCGLLWTSPLVPMMPELVRTYVRTVREVTARHRLEPLITLTSLSDRCFDSSIPLLFDREDPDEAARALACQQELLDTCRREGFLPYRVGTHTMRWLAEQAPQAWRLTESLKRALDPRQVLAPDRYSGV, encoded by the coding sequence ATGTCTCTCGCTTCTTCCACCGCCCTGTCCTCGCAGACCCTGGAAGCCCTGGCCGGAATCGTCGGTCCGCAGTGGCTCCGCACCGGAGAGGAGGCAGGGAAGCGGGGCACGAGCACCACGTCCGTGAGCAGGCGTGTCCCCGCGGTGGTCTTCCCCGCGTCGACGCGTGAGGTGGTTGCCCTGGTGGAGCTGGCCAACGCGCAGGGGCTGGCGCTGTACCCGGTGAGCACCGGCCGGAACTGGGGCTACGGCTGCGGGGCGCCCGTGCGGGATGACTGCGTGGTGGTGGACCTGTCGCGGATGAACCGCATCGTGTCGCTCGACGCGGAGCTGGGGCTCGTCACCGTCCAGCCCGGGGTGACGCAGGGGATGCTGAGCCAGTACCTCCGGGAGCACCGGCTGCCCTTCCTGGTGCCTGTCACGGGGGCCGGCCCGGACTGCAGCCTGCTGGGCAACGCCCTGGAGCGCGGCTACGGCATCACCCCGCATGCGGACCACTTCGGCGCCATCACCCGGCTGGAGGCGGTGCTCCCGGACGGCTCGCTGTACCGGTCCGCGCACGGGGACCTGGGGGGACAGCGGGTGGACCAGGCCTTCAAGTGGGGCGTTGGCCCGTACCTGGACGGACTGTTCTCCCAGAGCAACCTGGGCATCGTCACCGAGCTCACCTTCGTGCTCGCCCGGAGGCCCGAGCACCTGGAGGCCTTCTTCTTCTGGGTGCGCGACGACGCGGGGCTGGAGGACGCGGTGGGCGCCATCCGAGAGACGCTGCGGGACCTGGGCGGGGTGGTGGGCGCCATCAACCTCCTCAATCCCCAGCGCGTGCTGTCCATGGTCGCGCCCTACCCGCGCAACCGGGTGCCGCGCGGGGACGTGCTCTCCGCGGAGCTGCTGTCCGAGCTGTCCTCCCAGCATGGCGTGGCGGCGTGGACGGGCACCGGAGGCCTGTACGGCACGCGCGAGGTGGTGCGCGCCGCGCGGAGCACCATCCAGAAGAGGCTGGGGCGGGTGGCGCGTCGCCTCGTGTTCATGGGGGCGGACCGGGCCCGCATGCTGAGCCAGTGGGTCCCCCGGCTGCCAATGGGACTCGGCGCGAAGCTGTCGCCGCAGGTGCGCACCCTGTCCAACGTGATGAGCGTGCTGGAGGGCGTTCCCACCCAGATGGCCTTGCCGCTGGCCTACTGGAAGTCAGGCCGGCGCCCGCCGGAGGGCGTGCCGCTGAATCCGAACGCGGATGGCTGCGGGCTGCTCTGGACCTCTCCGCTCGTCCCCATGATGCCGGAGCTGGTGCGCACCTACGTACGGACCGTGCGGGAGGTCACCGCGAGGCACCGCCTGGAGCCGCTCATCACGCTCACCTCGCTGTCCGACCGCTGCTTCGACAGCTCCATCCCGCTGCTGTTCGACCGGGAGGATCCGGACGAGGCCGCCCGCGCGCTCGCCTGTCAGCAGGAGTTGCTGGACACCTGCCGCCGCGAGGGATTCCTGCCCTACCGCGTGGGAACCCACACCATGCGCTGGCTCGCGGAGCAGGCGCCCCAGGCCTGGCGGCTCACGGAGAGCCTCAAGCGCGCCCTGGACCCGCGCCAGGTGCTCGCGCCGGACCGGTACTCCGGCGTGTAG
- a CDS encoding SDR family NAD(P)-dependent oxidoreductase: MNSHQKVAIITGASQGIGAGLVEGYRGRGYRVVATSRAIKQGSDPEVLTVAGDIGDASTSERVVQEALARFGRIDTLVNNAGIFIAKPFTDYTADDFTAMLKTNLGGFFHLTQRALVQMVKQGSGHIVSITTPFVNQAITGVPTGLANLTKGGISSVTRELAVEFAGRGIRVNAVAPGFIKTPMHAPESHAFFATLNPAKRMGEVSDVTDAVLYLEGASYATGEILYVDGGQNAGR; this comes from the coding sequence ATGAACTCCCACCAGAAGGTCGCCATCATCACGGGCGCGTCGCAGGGCATCGGGGCCGGGCTCGTCGAGGGTTACCGGGGCCGCGGCTACCGCGTCGTCGCGACCTCCCGCGCCATCAAGCAGGGCAGCGACCCGGAAGTGCTCACCGTCGCGGGCGACATCGGCGATGCCTCTACCTCCGAGCGCGTGGTCCAGGAGGCCCTTGCGCGCTTCGGGCGCATCGACACGCTGGTCAACAACGCCGGCATCTTCATCGCCAAGCCGTTCACGGACTACACGGCCGACGACTTCACCGCGATGCTCAAGACCAACCTCGGTGGCTTCTTCCACCTCACGCAGCGCGCCCTCGTGCAGATGGTGAAGCAGGGCTCCGGCCACATCGTCAGCATCACCACACCCTTCGTGAACCAGGCCATCACGGGCGTTCCGACGGGGCTCGCGAACCTCACCAAGGGCGGCATCAGCTCCGTGACCCGCGAGCTCGCGGTCGAGTTCGCCGGGAGGGGTATCCGCGTCAACGCCGTCGCCCCGGGCTTCATCAAGACCCCCATGCACGCGCCGGAGTCCCACGCGTTCTTCGCCACCTTGAACCCCGCGAAGCGCATGGGCGAGGTCAGCGACGTCACGGATGCGGTGCTCTACCTCGAGGGTGCCAGCTACGCGACGGGAGAGATCCTCTACGTCGACGGCGGCCAGAACGCCGGGCGCTAA